One genomic window of Punica granatum isolate Tunisia-2019 chromosome 1, ASM765513v2, whole genome shotgun sequence includes the following:
- the LOC116192704 gene encoding 7-deoxyloganetin glucosyltransferase-like yields the protein MRLCDFPTFVRNTPADEVLYDLTIDAIKSGEEAVATVIHTFKALEQDVLNALSSLLRKQVYAIGPFSLLLEQIPEKERRAKNIHGNLWEENIECLQWLELKESGSVLYINFGSIAFLSPEQSTEFAMGIANSDHPFLWIIRPDLVSGDNAILAREFAKKTKGRGFMIEWCPQEEVLNRPSVGGFLTHCGWNSTIESLSAGVPMQCWPCFGDQHTNCRFVCNDWEIGLEINNDVKRDEVERLVREMMGGGEKGKKMKERVAERKKLAEEATALCDSSAKDLDRLVNDTLLK from the coding sequence ATGAGACTGTGCGACTTCCCAACCTTTGTTCGAAACACCCCAGCTGATGAAGTGCTATATGATCTCACTATTGACGCTATCAAGAGCGGTGAGGAAGCTGTGGCGACAGTTATTCACACTTTCAAGGCCCTTGAACAAGACGTTCTTAATGCTCTTTCTTCCTTGCTGCGGAAGCAAGTATATGCAATTGGTCCATTTTCTCTACTTCTTGAACAAATCCCAGAAAAAGAACGTCGTGCCAAGAATATCCATGGCAATCTGTGGGAAGAAAATATCGAGTGTCTCCAATGGCTGGAGTTGAAGGAATCGGGCTCTGTGCTTTACATCAACTTTGGAAGCATTGCATTTTTATCACCAGAACAATCGACCGAGTTTGCCATGGGCATAGCCAACAGTGACCATCCATTCTTGTGGATTATAAGGCCAGATCTCGTGAGCGGAGACAATGCAATTTTGGCCCGGGAGTTTGCTAAAAAGACAAAGGGAAGAGGTTTTATGATCGAATGGTGTCCGCAGGAGGAAGTTCTAAACCGCCCATCAGTTGGCGGGTTCTTGACTCACTGTGGGTGGAACTCAACTATCGAGAGCCTGTCTGCTGGGGTTCCCATGCAGTGCTGGCCCTGCTTCGGTGACCAACATACCAACTGTCGGTTTGTATGCAACGATTGGGAAATCGGACTTGAGATTAACAACGATGTGAAGCGAGATGAGGTGGAGAGGCTTGTGAGGGAAATGATGGGAGGAGGagagaagggaaagaaaatgaaggagAGAGTTGCAGAGAGGAAGAAGTTGGCTGAAGAGGCAACTGCTCTGTGTGATTCATCTGCCAAAGACTTGGACAGACTTGTCAATGACACCTTATTGAAATAA
- the LOC116192705 gene encoding 7-deoxyloganetin glucosyltransferase-like, protein MLSNDPTAKPHAVCFPSPAQSHITATLKLVKLLHWKGFHITFVNTEFNHRRMVRAKGGPSFLDSLPLDFQFVTISDGLPPSDVNATQDLEAPCESARNLMRAPFADLIGRLNERAGLDPNFPAISCIVSDCLMTFSTIPVGKKFGVPVINYWPISAAVVMCFLQYPELLEKGFTPPKGIKNYYFLHAKLIRELGLRARN, encoded by the coding sequence ATGTTGTCTAACGACCCGACTGCGAAACCTCATGCGGTGTGCTTCCCGAGTCCTGCTCAGAGCCACATCACTGCAACCCTGAAGCTCGTGAAGCTCCTTCACTGGAAGGGCTTCCACATCACCTTTGTCAACACGGAGTTCAATCATAGACGCATGGTCAGAGCTAAAGGAGGCCCAAGTTTCCTCGATAGTCTCCCATTGGATTTCCAGTTTGTGACAATTTCTGACGGGCTCCCTCCTTCGGATGTAAATGCGACTCAGGATCTCGAAGCTCCGTGCGAGTCCGCCAGGAATCTTATGAGAGCTCCCTTCGCCGACCTAATTGGACGTCTGAACGAGAGGGCGGGACTTGACCCGAATTTTCCAGCTATTTCGTGCATTGTATCTGACTGTCTCATGACATTCTCGACGATTCCCGTCGGCAAGAAATTCGGAGTCCCGGTTATCAACTACTGGCCTATTTCTGCAGCAGTCGTcatgtgcttcttgcaatatCCAGAGCTTTTGGAGAAGGGGTTCACGCCACCCAAaggtattaaaaattattatttcttgcATGCGAAGTTAATTAGAGAACTAGGGCTTCGGGCccgtaattaa